The genomic interval GCCAGTCGGACTACGGGGCCTTCCCCGACGAGTCGTACCGCTCGCTGTTCGCCACCGCTTACGAGGACGCCCTCGACTCGGTGCCGGACGGGATGGACCCCGACCGCATCGACGAGGCCGTCGTCGGCACGCTCGGCGTCGGCGGCCGCCAACTGGGCCTCCCCGGCCCGGCCGTGACCGAACACGTCGGCCTCCACGGCGTGCCGACGACGCGCGTCGAGAACGCCTGTGCCGCGTCGGGCTACGCGGTCCGACAGGCCGTGCAGGCCGTGAAGTCCGGGATGGCCGACGTGGTCCTCGCGGGCGGCGTCGAGGTGATGAACGACGCCTCCGGCGACGCGGTGCGATACTGGCTCGGCGTCTCCGGCGAGACGGAGTGGGAGCGGCTCTCGGGGACGACCTTCTCGGGGGTGTACGCGCAGATGGCCTCCGCGCACATGCGCGAGTACGGCACGACGGTCGAACAGCTCTCGCACGCCGCGGTCAAGAGCCACGAGAACGGCGCGAAGAACCCCCACGCGCAGCTCGGCTTCGAGTGTACGCTGGAGGACGCCGTGAACGCGCCGACGGTCGCGGACCCGCTCACGCTGTACCACTGCTGTCCCACGAGCGACGGCGCGGCCGCCGTCCTCGTCGTGAGCGAGGACGTGGTCGAGGAGTTCACCGACGACCCCATCCGCGTCGCCGGGGTCGGGGCTTCCTCCGACCGCGTCGGCCTGTTCCAGCGCGAGACGTACACGAACGTCCCGGCCTCGCGGCGTGCGGGCGAGGGGGCCTACGAGATGGCCGGCATGAGCGCCGACGACGTGGACTTCGCGGAGGTCCACGACTGCTTCTCCATCGCCGAACTCGCCGCCTACGAGGACCTCGGCTTCTGCGAGCAGGGGAAGGCGGGCGAGTTCGTCGAGTCGGGCGCGACCCGCCTCGACGGCGACCTCCCGGTCAACACCTCCGGCGGGCTGAAGTCGAAGGGCCACCCCATCGGCGCGACCGGTGCCGGCCAGGTGGTCGAGGTGTTCGAACAGCTCTCGGGCCACGCGGGCGAGCGCCAGCTCAACGACCCGCGCGTCGGGCTGACACACAACGTCGGCGGCTCGGGCGGCGCCGCGGTCGTCCACCTGTTCGAGCGGGAGGAGGTGGCGCGATGAGCGCCACCGAACCCGCGAGCGGGAGGAACGACACGGGAGCGGAGGTGGCGCGATGAGCGTCGGAATCCGCGCCGTCGGCGCGTACGCGCCCCGGTTCCGCGTGACCGCCGAGGCGTTCGAGGAGGCGTGGGGCTCGTTCGACGCGCCGGGCGTCGAGACGAAGGCCGTCCCCGACGCCGACGAGGACGCGCTGACGATGGGGTACGAGGCGGCGACGCGCGCGCTCGACGCGGCCGAGGTCGCCCCGGAGGAAGTGGACTTCCTCGCGTTCGCCTCCACCACCCCGCCGCTCGCGGAGGAGGACCTCACCGTCCGGCTCGGCTCCCTGCTCGGGGTCGAGAGCGACGCGACCCGCCACGTCTTCACCGGGAGCACGCGGGCCGGGACGCGCGCGCTCGCGGCGGCGCTCGACGCCGGCCCCGAACGGGGACTGGTCGTCGTGGCCGACTGCCCGCGCGGCGAGCCGCACGACGCGCGCGAACACGCGGCCGGGGCGGGGGCGGCGGCGTTCGTCGTCGGTCCCGAGGCGCCGCTCCGGGTCACGGAGCGGGTCGAACACGCCGACGCCTATCCGGGGACGCGGTTCCGCCGGACGGGCGAGGAGCGCGTCGGGAGCATCGACGCGGGCGTGTACGACCGGAACGCGTTCGTCCGCCCGCTCGCGGCCGCCGTCGAGGACATCGAGGTCGGTGACCTCGACGCCGCGGCGATACAGATGCCCGACGGCAAACTCCCCTACCGCGCCGCGGGCGCGATGGGCCTCGACAACGGGACGGTCCACGCGGGCGGCACCGTCTCGACGCTCGGGGACACGGGCGCGGCCTCGGTGCCGCTCGGACTCGCGTCGGCACTCTCGGAGGGCGCGGAACGGCTGCTCGCCGTGTCGTGGGGCTCCGGTGCGGGGGCCGACGCGTTCCTGCTCGCCGCCGAGGGCGAGGTGCCGGTTTCGCTCGCACTCGACGGGGACGAGGAGGTCAGCTACGCCGAGTACCTCCGCCTGCGCGGAGAGATAACGGCCGAGGAGCCGGACGGCGGCGGGGCGTACGTCTCCGTGCCGACGTGGCACCGCTCGCTCCCGCAGCGCCACCGGCTCGTCGCCGGGCGCTGTCCGGAGTGCGGGACGTACACCTTCCCGCCGGAGGGTGCCTGTCGCGGCTGCGACACGCTGGTCGAGTTCGAGGAGGTCGCGCTGTCCGGCGACGGTACCGTCGAGGCACAGACGGAGATAGGAAAGGGCGGCGCGCCCCCGGAGTTCGCGGAACTGCAGTCGCGCTCGGGGGCGTTCGGCGTCGCCATCGTCGCGTTCGACGCGCCCGACGGCGGCGAGGCGACCGCGCCGGCGATGGTCGTCGGGGACGCCGCCGTCGGCGACCGCGTGGAGGCGACACAGCGGCGCATCTACACGCAGGAGGGCGTCACCCGGTACGGGTTCAAGGTGCGGCGCGCCGAGTAGCACGAAACCTTACGTCGGGGGCGGCCGCCGGGGGAGTATGAGCCGATTCCCGACCGGCCGCGCGGGGGTGCGGTGACGTGTCGACCGACGACTACGTCTCCACGGAGGAGGCGAGGCCGGAGGACATCGTCGACGACCTCGCGGACCTGCGGGCGCAGGTCGCGGACCCCGAGGCCCGAGCGCAGGTGAACGACCTGATGGAACAGGTGGCGGACCTCCAGCCGCGGGGCCTCGGCAACGTCATCGTCGGGTTCGACCGCACGGACCTCGCGGAGGCGGCGCTCGGCGCGCTGCTGTTCGGCATCCCGATGTTCGTCGAGGGCGGCACCAACGAGGTCGGCGCGTTCGTCGCCGACCGGCCGCTGGCGTTCGTCGGTACGCTCGTCGCCGCGGTGCTTCTCGTCTACGGCATCGTCTACGTCGCGGACTTCCAGGACGTGCGCGTCCACGAGCCGCTGTTCGGGCTCGTCCCGCGGCGGCTGGCCGGCGTCGTCGGCGCGTCCTTCCTGGTCGCGGCGCTCGGGATGACGCTGTGGGGCCGGGTCGACTGGACCTCGCCGTGGCTCGCCGTCTGCACGGTGAGCGTCGCGTTCGTCCCGATGTCCATCGGCGCGGCGCTGGGTGACATCATCCCCGGGAGCTAGGGCAGGTCCGCGCGCTCGATGTCGGCGGACCACCGGAGGTCGCCGTCGACGAACACGGGGACGTCCTCCAGGGCGAAGAAGTCGAGGAGGGCGTCCGCTTCGAGCGTGATTTCCGTGTTCCGCGCGCCGAGGAGACAGGGCGTATCGGTCACGTTCCGAAGTCTCCCGACGGTCCCGATGTGCTCCGACCCACCGGGTGGGGCGTCGGCCGAGAGGACGTACCGGCCGTCCTCGGCCACCGCGAGCGAGCAGACCGTCGGGACGCCCTGCCGGTCCGCGACGGCGATGGTCGTCCCGTCGCCGACGGTGAGGTACTGTCCCCCGTTCCCGCCGCGTCGCCGGAGGAGCGCCCCGACTAGCCCGAGCGGGAAGTGGTTGCCGAGCAGCCGCGCGACGTCGATTCCGACCCCGGTCGCGTCGTGGGTGTTGATGTCCCCGAGCGTGACGACGCCGCCGCGCGCGCCGCTCTCGACGAGGCCGATACCGGCCCGGTACGAGTGGCAGGCGTTCAGGAGGAACACCGTCACCCCGACCGAGTCGAGGGTCGTGGGGTCGAGGCGGCCGTCCGGACACTCGAGTCCGTCGGCGGTCGCGTGTCCGATGAAGTGGAAGAAGGACGCTTCCTCGCGAAGCCGTGCGGCGAGTTGTGTCGTCGTCTGCTCGCCGTACACGTCGACGTCGTACTCGAGGCCAGCGCGCTCGCGGTATCGTCGCCGCACCTCCTCGACCTCCTCGGTCATCGACGGGTCGTTGCAGACGACGACCACGCGCTGGTCGAGCCGGGCGGTCCTGCCGCCCTCCGACGGTTGGAGCGACTTCGCCGCCCCCAACGGAACCCCGTCGCCGACCCACAGCGTCTCGGTGGCGTCGGCGGTCGGAACGTCGACGAACCGCTCTCCGTCGTCGACAGCCGTCGCGACGCTCCGGGTCGGTCCGGGCGGGTCGGCGAACCGCCGCAGTGCGACGGCGGCGGCCTCGGTCCCCTCGTACGACGGCGGCCGCGCGGGCCGGACGAGCGAGAGGCGGGACACGAGGTCGGGCAACCGTTCGGCGTACTCGGCGTCGGGTTGGACGTACGCGACGGGTGACCACCGCGGACAGTGTGGTATCGTCCGCTCGGGATCCACCCCGAGGTACGCGGCCAACCGTTCCGGCTCCGGAGCCGCCGCGAGCCGCTCGAAGTCGAGCAGGGGATCGACGGCCGCTGCCTCGGCAGCGCCGGCCGCGTTGGGACCGTACTGTCGCGCCGCCACGTCACACATGAACACGTGCTTCAGCAGCCGCTCCGGGCTCTCGGTTGGGTTCGAGAGGGGGAACACGGCGTCGCGCACCTCGACGCGGGGGTCGGAACCCGTCACGAGCGGCGCGCCGAGGTAGTACGCGAGCGGCGCGGCCGTCATGACAGCCTCCGTCGTCGGTTCGACCGCGACGGTCGTCTCCGAGCGAGCCCGCGGCGCGGTCCCTCGAACGGACCGTTCGTTCCCGATCCGTAGGCGTGGCGGGTGCCCCCTGAGCGTCGGGTACGACCGGTCCGGCGAGTCCGTCTTGATCGCGCCGCCGAACCGGGAGACCGCCCACGCCAGTCCCTCGGGGTCGGGGGTCGTCGTCACCGTCCCGGTCGGAGTCTCGTGGTAGGAACGCACGCCGAGGCGGACTCGCGACGGCGCGTCGAAAACGATACTGGCGTCGTCGACCTCCGTCCGTATCTCGAAGGGTCCCGCTATCCGGACGTACACCTTCATCGAGCCGGAGAGCTCCACGAACCGGCGTCCGGGACCGAACCGTTCGCCGTCCGACTCCGTCAACCGGCACACGATCTCGCCGTCGTCGTCGCGGACGACCACGCCGGCGCTCGCGGTCCCCAACCCCCCCGTCGTGAACTCCCACGCGTTGTCGACCGGGAACGGGAACCCCTCGGGGGGAACCGGCGTCGGCTCCGTTCCGACCGGACCGAGCGACATCCGCGCGTTCATCGCCGGGTCGACGAGCGTCAGCCCGTCGGCCCCCGACCGCAGGTCGACGTACTCTCCCATTCAAACGGAGTTCGTATCAGCGCGTATAAATGTATGCTCCCGGAGCCGGTCCCGGTCCGGCCCGAAAGGGTCAAAACGGTTCCTCGAGTACTCTCGGACGTGTCAGAGGAAGTATCCGCCGGGCAGCTCTCCACCGTGCTCCGTGACGCGCTCGCGGGCGGCGGAGCGGCGACGGTAACGTGTACGGACGCGACGGTGTTGTTCGCCGCGGTCCGGGCGCTCGACGCGCTCGACGGGAGCGACAGGCCCGACGAGACGCGGCTTCTCGCGACCGACGGGGCGGCGAAGGCCGCCTCGCGCGACTTCGTGACGGCGACGGCGTTCGCCGACCTGCGGGCCGACGACGCCGCGGCGCTTCGGACGGTCGACCCCGCCGCCCTCCCCGAGCCGATGGTCGTGACCGACGAGAGCGTCGTCCCGGTGTTGCGGGGGGTTCCCTGCAAGAGCGTGACGGTGCGGGTGGCGGACACGACGCTCCGGAGCGAGTACACCGACGCGCTCTCGACACGGTGGGACGACGCCGAGGGGTACGACCTCGACTCGTACCCGCGCTCGGACTTCCTCGCGTCGTTGAGCGACAAGTTCGGCGACGCGTTCCGCGCCGACTTCGAGCGGGCGCTCGCCGCGCCGGACACCCGCGGCCCGGGCGACGGGGTCGACCCCGTGGACCTGCTCGTTCTCGTCGCGGCGAAACACGGCGAGCAGTCGTACGAACTCAACCGCTGGGGCGAGTCGTTCGGCGTCGCGAGCGTCGGGAAGTTCTCGCAGTCGAAGCGCCGGCTGGAGGAGATCGGTCTCGTGGAGACGGAGAAGGTCCAGACCGGCTCCGTGGGACGGCCGCGCCAGCGGCTCCGCATCGGGCTGGACGACCTCGCGGGCGCGGACGCGGAGGAACTCGTGGGGGCGATGCGGTCCGTCCTCGGCTAGCGGCCCTTTTGAAAAGCGTTAAACCCGACCGTCACGCAACGCGGGTATGAGCGAATCCGAGCAGAAGCGCGCACGCAAGTGCGTCTCCTGCGGAATCAACATCTCCGGGACGGCCGCCGCCCGGTTCAAGTGTCCCGACTGCGGGCACGAGATATTCCGCTGCGCGAAGTGCCGCAAGCAGAGCAACCTCTACGAGTGCCCGGACTGCGGGTTCACGGGGCCGTAACGATGGGGAAGGTCGCCGTCAAGCTCAAGGTCATGCCGCAGAACCCCGAGGTCGACCTCGACGATCTCCAGGACCGCCTGGAGGCCTCCCTCCCGGAGGGCGCGAAGGTCCGCGGTTTCGACCGCGACGACGTCGCGTTCGGGCTCGTGGCGCTGCTCCCGACCGTCATCGTCCCGGACGACGCCGGCGGCAGCGAGGCCGTCGAGGAGGCGTTCTCCGGCGTGGAGGGCGTCGAGTCCGTCGCCGTCGAATCGCAGGGTCGCCTGTAACGCCGTCTCCGTCTTTTTCCGCGACGCTCCGTCCGCGAGCCGCCGGTATAGTCAGTAGAGCCCCGCCGCCTCGAACGCCCGCCGTAGGTCGGCTTCGAGGTCGTCCGCGTGTTCGACGCCCACCGAGGCGCGGATGAGTCCGTCCGTGAGGCCGATGGCCTCCCGCTCCTCCGGCGGGATGGCCGCGTGGGTCATCGCCGCGGGCTGTTCGATGAGGCTCTCGACGCCGCCGAGCGACTCCGCGAGCGTGAACACCTCGGTCTCGGAGACGACCGTGCCCGCCTCGTCGAGGGTGGCGTCGAGTTCGAACGAGAGCATCCCGCCGAAGTCGTCCATCTGTCGGGCCGCGAGGTCGTGTTGCGGGTGCGACTCCAGCCCGGGGTAGTAGACGCGGTCGACGCACGACTGGCCCTGGAGCCACGCCGCGAGGCGGCGGGCGTTCTCACAGTGGCGGTCCATGCGCACGGGGAGCGTCTTGGTGCCCCGGAGGACGAGGAAGCAGTCGAACGGGCCGGGCGTCGCGCCGACGGCGTTCTGGTAGAAGCCGATACGCTCGTCGAGGTCGGCGTCGTCCGTCACGAGCGCGCCGCCGACGGTGTCGGAGTGGCCCCCGAGGTACTTCGTCAGCGAGTGGGAGACGATGTCCGCGCCGTGTTCGAGCGGGCGCTGGAGGTACGGCGTGGCGAACGTGTTGTCCACCGCACACAGCGCGCCGGCGGCGTGAGCGACCTCCGCGAGCGCGCCGATGTCGGCGATGCGCATGAGGGGGTTCGTCGGCGTCTCGACCCAGACGAGTTCCGTCTCGGGGCGGACGGCGTCGGCGACGGCCTCGGGGTCCGTGGTGTCCACGAACGAGAAGGAGAGGTCGTACTCCTCGTACACCTGCGTGAAGATGCGGTGGGTGCCGCCGTACACGTCGTCGCTCGTGACGACGTGGTCGCCCGCCGACAGCAGATTGAGGACGGTGTTGATGGCGCCCATCCCCGAGGAGAAGGCGCGGCCGTGGGCGCCCCCCTCCAGCGCGGCGAGGTTGGCTTCGAGGTCCGTCCGCGTGGGGTTGCCCGTCCGGGAGTACTCGTAGCCCCGGTGGGCGCCGGGGGCGTCCTGTTCGTAGGTGGAGTTCGCGTGGATGGGCGTCATCAGCGCGCCCGTCTCGGGGTCCGGCTCCTGGCCGGCGTGGATGGCCCGCGTCTCGATACGGGAGTCGTCGTCCATGCCCGGGCTGTGTCGCCCCGGCGTATATCACTGTCCGTCCGCCGGGGTCGCGCGCGCCCGGCCCCGTAACGCACGTTTTATAACGCTGACCGGGTAACGGGGGAACACGACTATGCCGAGTTCCAACGG from Halosegnis marinus carries:
- a CDS encoding thiolase domain-containing protein, whose amino-acid sequence is MTDAYVVGAGQSDYGAFPDESYRSLFATAYEDALDSVPDGMDPDRIDEAVVGTLGVGGRQLGLPGPAVTEHVGLHGVPTTRVENACAASGYAVRQAVQAVKSGMADVVLAGGVEVMNDASGDAVRYWLGVSGETEWERLSGTTFSGVYAQMASAHMREYGTTVEQLSHAAVKSHENGAKNPHAQLGFECTLEDAVNAPTVADPLTLYHCCPTSDGAAAVLVVSEDVVEEFTDDPIRVAGVGASSDRVGLFQRETYTNVPASRRAGEGAYEMAGMSADDVDFAEVHDCFSIAELAAYEDLGFCEQGKAGEFVESGATRLDGDLPVNTSGGLKSKGHPIGATGAGQVVEVFEQLSGHAGERQLNDPRVGLTHNVGGSGGAAVVHLFEREEVAR
- a CDS encoding zinc ribbon domain-containing protein, with translation MSVGIRAVGAYAPRFRVTAEAFEEAWGSFDAPGVETKAVPDADEDALTMGYEAATRALDAAEVAPEEVDFLAFASTTPPLAEEDLTVRLGSLLGVESDATRHVFTGSTRAGTRALAAALDAGPERGLVVVADCPRGEPHDAREHAAGAGAAAFVVGPEAPLRVTERVEHADAYPGTRFRRTGEERVGSIDAGVYDRNAFVRPLAAAVEDIEVGDLDAAAIQMPDGKLPYRAAGAMGLDNGTVHAGGTVSTLGDTGAASVPLGLASALSEGAERLLAVSWGSGAGADAFLLAAEGEVPVSLALDGDEEVSYAEYLRLRGEITAEEPDGGGAYVSVPTWHRSLPQRHRLVAGRCPECGTYTFPPEGACRGCDTLVEFEEVALSGDGTVEAQTEIGKGGAPPEFAELQSRSGAFGVAIVAFDAPDGGEATAPAMVVGDAAVGDRVEATQRRIYTQEGVTRYGFKVRRAE
- a CDS encoding DUF2391 family protein; the protein is MSTDDYVSTEEARPEDIVDDLADLRAQVADPEARAQVNDLMEQVADLQPRGLGNVIVGFDRTDLAEAALGALLFGIPMFVEGGTNEVGAFVADRPLAFVGTLVAAVLLVYGIVYVADFQDVRVHEPLFGLVPRRLAGVVGASFLVAALGMTLWGRVDWTSPWLAVCTVSVAFVPMSIGAALGDIIPGS
- a CDS encoding transcriptional regulator TbsP domain-containing protein; this translates as MSEEVSAGQLSTVLRDALAGGGAATVTCTDATVLFAAVRALDALDGSDRPDETRLLATDGAAKAASRDFVTATAFADLRADDAAALRTVDPAALPEPMVVTDESVVPVLRGVPCKSVTVRVADTTLRSEYTDALSTRWDDAEGYDLDSYPRSDFLASLSDKFGDAFRADFERALAAPDTRGPGDGVDPVDLLVLVAAKHGEQSYELNRWGESFGVASVGKFSQSKRRLEEIGLVETEKVQTGSVGRPRQRLRIGLDDLAGADAEELVGAMRSVLG
- a CDS encoding HVO_2753 family zinc finger protein, producing MSESEQKRARKCVSCGINISGTAAARFKCPDCGHEIFRCAKCRKQSNLYECPDCGFTGP
- a CDS encoding elongation factor 1-beta, coding for MGKVAVKLKVMPQNPEVDLDDLQDRLEASLPEGAKVRGFDRDDVAFGLVALLPTVIVPDDAGGSEAVEEAFSGVEGVESVAVESQGRL
- a CDS encoding cystathionine gamma-synthase, giving the protein MDDDSRIETRAIHAGQEPDPETGALMTPIHANSTYEQDAPGAHRGYEYSRTGNPTRTDLEANLAALEGGAHGRAFSSGMGAINTVLNLLSAGDHVVTSDDVYGGTHRIFTQVYEEYDLSFSFVDTTDPEAVADAVRPETELVWVETPTNPLMRIADIGALAEVAHAAGALCAVDNTFATPYLQRPLEHGADIVSHSLTKYLGGHSDTVGGALVTDDADLDERIGFYQNAVGATPGPFDCFLVLRGTKTLPVRMDRHCENARRLAAWLQGQSCVDRVYYPGLESHPQHDLAARQMDDFGGMLSFELDATLDEAGTVVSETEVFTLAESLGGVESLIEQPAAMTHAAIPPEEREAIGLTDGLIRASVGVEHADDLEADLRRAFEAAGLY